A segment of the Moorena sp. SIOASIH genome:
AGACTCAATGCCCCGTCTGTGATTATTTAATGATTAGCTGCTCTCGCACTGGCAGGGTGGTTGAGGCTTATGCCCCTGGCATCTATGCTCCTAGTGCTTAAGCAATGAGGGGGTGAGGGGGCGAACTCACGGCGTTGCTTAATAAGGGAATGATTTTAAGAGTTTTGTAGAATGGGCATCTTGCGTGGAACTGGCATCTTGCCAGTTTCAATATATTTTCGGGCGGGCAGGATGCCCACTCTATTCCTATTCATTCGAAGGCAGGCAGGATGCCCACTCTACTCCTATTCATTCGAAGATTCAGCAACGCCGAACTCACAAGGGTAGGTTTTTAACACAAGGGTCAGGAAAACATCCCTTGTGTTTTTTTTTCACTTCCACAAAACATTACCTCTAAGTACTCCTAGATGCTCTAAGTTGTCCACAAGCGGCGTCTTTGTCAAGACCACGGGAATGGCGTACACTGACAGCAATGTGTTGCTGCTTGAGAGCTTCAACAAAGGCTTGAATCCTGCGGTAACTAGGGCGCTGGTAATCTACCTCACTAATGGGGTTGTAGGGAATCAAATTGACATGACTCTGAAAACCCCTCAGGTTCTTAGCCAACTCAACAGCATATTCTCGACAGTCATTCAGTCCACCCAAAAGGATGTATTCAAAGGTCACTCGGCGACTTGTTAAGTTTACATAGTCTCGACATTCATCTAATAGTGCTTTGAGAGGATAGTGCTTGGCACTAGGAATCAGTTGCTCCCGTAGCTGCTGATTTGAGGCGTGTAGACTGACAGCAAGGGTGACTTGTAGTTGATGCTGAGCGAGTTGGCGGATACGACCGGGAATACCAACTGTTGAGATAGTAAGCGATCGCGCTCCAATCCCCAGGTCCTGATTAAGAGACTTCACTGCACTTACCACAGCTTCGGTATTCAGCAAGGGCTCTCCCATACCCATAAACACTACATTGCTGACTCGTTGCTGAAAATCTTCTCTTACTGTTAAAACCTGATCGACAATTTCATGGCGAGCCAGATTGCGAGTGAATCCACCTTTACCAGTAGCACAGAAGTCACAAGCCATGGGACAACCGACCTGGGAAGACACACAAACGGTCAGACGCTTTGGTGTGGGAATACCCACAGTTTCAATAATTTGACCATCTGATAACTGGAGCAGGTATTTTACCGTACCATCCTTTGCTTCTAAGCGGTAGTGTAACGTTGACCGACCAATGGGGACATCGGCGACGGTGTTACGCCACTGTTTAGGAAAGACAGAAATTTCAGAAAGCGATCGCACTCCTTTTTGATAAATCCATCCGTGTAACTGACGCCCTCGATAAGCCGGTTGTC
Coding sequences within it:
- a CDS encoding replication restart DNA helicase PriA produces the protein MQITQKVYCPNCGSSAQKIYCQNTHLTQTQCPVCDYLMISCSRTGRVVEAYAPGIYAPSA
- the rlmN gene encoding 23S rRNA (adenine(2503)-C(2))-methyltransferase RlmN — translated: MTNVSGSVSPLVNSIPPLLGASLIELTSWIQQQGQPAYRGRQLHGWIYQKGVRSLSEISVFPKQWRNTVADVPIGRSTLHYRLEAKDGTVKYLLQLSDGQIIETVGIPTPKRLTVCVSSQVGCPMACDFCATGKGGFTRNLARHEIVDQVLTVREDFQQRVSNVVFMGMGEPLLNTEAVVSAVKSLNQDLGIGARSLTISTVGIPGRIRQLAQHQLQVTLAVSLHASNQQLREQLIPSAKHYPLKALLDECRDYVNLTSRRVTFEYILLGGLNDCREYAVELAKNLRGFQSHVNLIPYNPISEVDYQRPSYRRIQAFVEALKQQHIAVSVRHSRGLDKDAACGQLRASRST